AAATAGTTCTTACAAGGATACACATGCTTGCATTATTAACTGCTATGTACTGGTCGTTATTTGGTCATTACttatttagctttatttaaaTACTTCATTAAAAATAAGGATTTGACTGGCCAATGTGGAACCATGTAATGCATCTTACACTTCAATAGATTAAAAGACATGAGGGGGGGGGGAAAATGGCAAGAAGCATCAGTGATGTAAAAGTGGGTGGAGCTAAACAGGACCGCCCCTCAATGAAGAagaaggaggaaaaaaaaagtatAGCAGCGTGCACCTCATAAAAACAAACAGGTCCGAGGAAAGAAACTCAATAAATAGGCTGAAAGAATGATTAAGACGACATTGAAGGCAGAGGGCAGGAGAAGGTCATACACAGCTACTGGAAGAGTACTCAAGTGCTCGTTATGCTACAAATGCTGCAACAGGAGCTATCTGCTACGAGGACTGGTCACGTGACCTGCCATCATATGACCTGGCAGCAGCTGGCCTGGGCAGACGTGCAGAGCAGTCCGTCCCTGGGGTTCCTCTGGATGTTCACAGAGATGGTCTTCTCGCACAGAGGTAGCTGCAGCACGTTGTTTTTCAAGTTCAGGTTGTTCTCCGTGGCCAGGTCCAGTTCTTTGAGCATGGCCGCCGTTTGGTCCTGGTAGAGTTCCATGGAGCTGCCGGCCACCTTGTCCAAGCTCCCGCTGGAGCCCACGCACATCTTCCAGGCGCTCTTCTCCTGCACGCGGACGCTGGAGAGGCTGCGTGGGTCGATGATGAAGCGTCCGCCCCGGCCCGAGCTGCGCTGCTGCAGCTGGGCGCTCAGGCACAGGCTCATGAGCTTCAAGCTCTCCACCAGCTCCCCGGCGCTCCGGGGGCCGCCCCGCGCGGACCCCGACGTCGGGTTGCCCCCCCCGCCACCGCCGCTCGAGCAGCTGGACGGGCTGCCCTGCCCTTTCGAACCACCTCCCCCGCCTCCTGTGCCGCCCCCGCCCTCTCCGCCCCCGCCTCCTCCCGGCGGGCTGCCCCTGTCCGGTCCCGAGTTGCCCTCCCCCGGGGGTTTGCCCTGCCCGCCGCTGCTGCCCCCTCCGTTGCCCCCCGGGTTCCCGGGCGGGCCCTCGCTGCTGTCCCTGCGGTTCCAGCTGTACGTGAAGCCCGACTCCTTGTCCAGGCGTCGTCGGTGGCTCTCCGAGTCGTCGTCGCTGGTCTCCGAGCTGGAGCAGCTGGACCCGCGGCCCTGGCTCTTGCGGCGGTGGTATCGTTTCTGGGCCGTGCCCGGCGAGGTCATGTTCATCTTCAGGCGGCTCAGCTTGGGCGGGAGGCTCTCGTCCATGTCGAAGTCGTCGTCTGACTCGCCCTCCTCCTCGAAGATCTGCTTCAGCACCGGGGCGCTCTTGCGGGACGTCAGCCGGTTGGTGATGGACGGCGGCTTGCGACGCAGGATCACCTGCGTGGGCAGCGGCGACGGgtcctgctcttcctcctcctcctcgtcctcctccacGCGGAACAGGCAGGTGCGCTGCTTGGCGGAGGCGGCCgcggggggcggggccacgCCGCCGGGCTTGAGCGGGTTGGGCGGAGCCGAGACGGGCGGGACGAGCGAGGCCCCCCCGCCGGCTCCCTCTCCGCCGGGGTCCTCGCGCCGGCCCAGATCCAGCAGGCCTTTGCTGCGGTGGCCGTTCAGCAGGTTCTCGGCGCTGCGGGCGGGCGACTGCGGCCCCCCAGCGTGGGAGATGGACGAGGCGGCCAGGCTGTCCTCGATGTCCTGGTGCATGTCGATTTTAGTGGGCCACGACTGCCTGTGAAGAGAACGGACACTCGCGTAAATATTCCCTCTTCGACATCGCGACCCGTACCGCTGCGCTAAAGGCCACGTGGACCTTCACGCATGTTCCCGGGTCGCCACGGCTGCACAGTCCACCTTCATCACTCCACAAACATTTTGTTGATATAGCGACAAGCCAAACAAACAGGGCACCGTGGTCACATCTCAGTAGAGATAACGGCAAGACGCACAATGCCGAGTCTGATTGAGAAAGCAAAGAAAGGCCCCGCTGGATGCCTCAGGCTTCCAAACAGAAGGCCGTTGTGCGCCTTTAGCTTATTTAAATTCTTATGTCAGTCTTGTGTGATTTTTGTTATAGTTTTTGGTCAGCTTGCACTATTTATGTAAACGCACTTCAAATAAAGGCATTTGCAAAAGTCCACTGCATACGGAGGTAACGCTCCCCCCCCACAGCCGTGTCACAGGGCTCCTCCCCCCCGATCATGCCACCTCCCTCCATGACTGAATCCCTCATACCCGTGAGTGCCACGCCCAAACCCCAGCCAGACTGCCAACAAGGCACTGACTACCCTCGACTTTGCCCTCGACACGCCCCAGTTGTTATATCTTCTTTTTCTTGTTTCGTGACCTGACCGACAGACATGTCAAAGAGCCAAAGAGCCACCGTGCTGATGTCGGCCTGTCCGAGTGCACAACACCGCGAACTCTCCTGCGTACAGCAACGCGTGTAGACCCAGCACACCGCGCTTTGGGCTCTGATGTCCAACACCGTGTGAGAGCTGCTGGACCCCCTTAGACCAATACCACCGTCATGTTGAAGACAGGCTGATGTTTCTCCAGCTCTGGCGCCCGAGGTCAACTGAGAGGGACCCGAGGTTAAGGGAGGTgtgttggaggaggtgggccaGGCCCGGGTACCTGAAGTGGGCCTTGATGTTGCTGGGGCTGGAGGATCGAGGCTGCACCTCCTTCTCCTGCTTCTCCCGCAGGATACGCTCCGCCAGCAAGAAGTAGGTAGCAGTGATGTGGTTGTACTTGTTAGTCTCTAGGGctctatgagagagagagagagagagagagagagagagagagagagagagagagagagagagagagagagagagggatggagagagagtgagtgcatTTAGGAGAtaggagggaggaagggagagagacacacatgcacactgggCCAGAAATTCGCCCTTTTAAACACTCAAGAGGATAACAATGCCTTTAAAAGGTCTGGATGGTCAGTATTCTGTCCCATATTTCACCCAAACGCGTGTGACTAAAATAGCAGGGTATTCTACAGAAGCACGCCAAGATCACCCTGACTGGAGTGAGCAGCCCCACGCGgagctaacggagctggctgcagCTAGCGTGAGCCTGGCGTGGGCACTGCACACTCTGGGTACTCTCCCAATCCCCCCTCCGCTTCACCAGGATTACATGTTAATGAACAAACAAATGGACCCTCAGCTGCCACAATAGCCCCGAATGACAATAATCTCTTAGAAAAAGTTGGATAGGACCGATCTACAAAACACACTGGTATTGAGATTACCCCCCGCCCTCCAGATTAACAGCGTGCTGTGTGCCCAGCAGATCTAGGTTGAGGAAGTAGGGCCAAGCAGCATCCTGCTACCTTGAATGACGACACATAAATGTTGCTTTACACCTCACTTGCAACAGCTTGCTGTGGTTTTCTGTCTGGGCTGTAGCCAGGATCAAAATTTAGGTTCATACTGTAGTAGTGCGACCCATTTCATATCAATAAAACACACTGCCCAATATCTGCAGGTCTACTTTGTTTCCATGTTGCTGTGTTCTTACTGTAATGTCCATGATGTCCAACTTTCTTCAAAACCTTCTGGCACCTTTAACATTTTTAGAAATGAAGTGCTAAAATATCTGGGGCTACATACACGTGTTCTACAACCCCATTCTTCTCCTAAGTCATTAGTACTTTTCCACCAACTTTGACAACTGCTAAACCCTttcttattttataatatgaATAAATGACTTAAAATAATAATCGCCTAACTATTTACTGGCCAGTATATTTTCAGCAGACAGTGGCTGGTGGAGTGGGGAGGTGGAGCAGCTCTAGTTCCTGTTCCTGCCTGCTGAAGGGGACCCTGACTGTGGCCCGAGGGCTGAAGGGGACCCTGACTGTGGCCCGAGGGCTGAAGGGGACCCTGACTGTGGCCCGAGGGCTGAAGGGGACCCTGACTGTGGCCCGAGGGCTGAAGGGGACCCTGACTGTGGCCCGAGGGCTGAAGGGGACCCTGTCTGTGGCCCGAGGGCTGAAGGGGACCCTGTCTGTGGCCCGAGGGCTGAAGGGGACCCCGTCTGTGGCCCGAGGGCTGAAGGGGACCCCGTCTGTGGCCCGAGGGCTGAAGGGGACCCCGTCTGTGGCCCGAGGGCTGAAGGGGACCCCGTCTGTGGCACGAGGGCTGAAGGAGACCCTGTCTGTGGCACGAGCTGCTGGCCACATTCCAAACACAGAATAAAACCCACGTTTGAATTTGCCATTAATTAACCTTCTTCtgcactttatttttcaatattttaccttttatttaatttatttcatttaatgtAACTTATTTTTTGCCACATGTGCACTACCTGTACCGGGTATTCAGGGCTCTTAATGACTGGGTTCAGGCATGTTGGAGTGGGGCATATGGCAGCCCCAAGACTGGCACAACAGGGCTGTAATTGGACTATAGCATACTTGCCTAGAAATAACGGTCACATTAAAtagaataaattaaaataaaattaagagGTAAAATATTAGAAAATAATGTTCAAAAATCTAAAGGTTAATTAACGGCTAATTAACCTTACATGGAAACGTGGAACGCAGTGCAAACGTGGGCTGCCGGCTGGACGCTGAGGCGTGGATTGAGAATACCTGCTAGATCATCTACACCAACTCATTCAGCCTTCACACTCCTTACGATAAATGAGATCTGAGAGGCACAATATtaaaggagaagaaaaatgGTCCAAGTAACTTCCAACTCCTGTTTCACATTTTGGTAGCAACAGGAGATGTAAAGCAGTTCAAAATGAAAACGCATTCCTAGTAAGTCTCTCAACAAAGCTCTTGAGGTTTTTAATGGCGTCATTTCGGTTTCTGTTGCTGTGGGTGCGGCAAGAAATGTGCTGGAGGCTCATATGAGACGTGCGATTAATCCCCTCCACCGTTATTGACCCGTGGAGCTGTTCTCTGGGGCCGAGCTGTTCTCTGGGACGGTGGGCAGATGAACAGAGGCTGATGTACTCTCAACAGTCCTACATCAAGCCTCTCTTCACTGCGCCACTCCTGTACAAAACATCACAGCCATTTCCTGTTTCCCGACAACAAGACTATTCTAATGCATTTCTACGAAAGAGGCTGAATAATACCACCGCTGTGTCAATTAATAAAAGAGTAATCTGGTATCTGACATATTTTGTACATTACGCTTGCCTCAGTGCAGTGTCCTGGTAACGGAGGACACCTTTGGCTGCTCTGTGAGCAGTGACGCACTGCGATGGTAGAACCGGTCACGATGTTCCTGTGCTCAACCGAAACGCCCATCACCGTTAAACTAACGAAACACGGGTCGGGAGATGATGGACCAGGGTGTACACGCGTGACCAACCAGGGGGAGGGACTTACTCGATGATGGCCTCGCGGTCTGCGATGTCCCCCAGCACCATACGCTGGATGATGCTGTTGTGTTCTTCCTCGGAGAGGTTCTTGTGGGACACCAGGGGCGTGCTGAACTTGGTGGCCGGGGAGGGGTCCACCCCCTGCAGCCACGCGTGGCTCTCGATCTCCTCCAGGGAGGCCCGGCGCTTGGGATCCCTCTGCAGCATCCGGTTGATCAGACTGTTGGGGGCGACAAGAGCACGACATCAGCACCAGTACCCTGTCACAGGTGTCCGCAGTGACATCTGAAGCCATTTTGGCTCACACCAGGACCAGTTTCCTAGTCTCCACTCAAAATGTGGGCTCCTGCGACCCCCCGCGACCCCGTGACCCTGCCACGCCTCACTGGAGAGCCCGTGTGGCCCTGCTTGCGTCAGCCACAGAGCAGAGAGATGAAGGAGAAATAAGCGAGAAataaacagattttaaaaaAGAGCCTAGACAAGTACAAGCACAGCATCGGCCtaccgcaaaaaaaaaaacaaacagccaaaaaaacaaataaaacaccaCCCCCCGTTGTAAACGTTTCTCAATACACGTCAAAGGTCATCGCTTACGCTCTTGCTTATTATGTCAGTGGCTCGTCCTCCTAAACAAGCTATTCCTCTATGACGCACGTCGGCGAGTGTCAAGTATGCAGGCTGCTGCAGTGAACCTCTGACATATCCGAACAACCACCATGGTCATTGGCTCCTTGGACAAAAACAGTAGCCATTAGAGTCCTATAATCGCCCCGGTAATCAGCAGCACTGGCACTAAATGGTGGGGTTTAATTTTAGACTCGCCACGCCTAATATCAATGTCCAAGCAATCAAAGGAGAAACCGACCGGACCATTAGCGTTTGCAGCGTGGGTGTGCTTGGCTCCGTCGAGCGCTGGTTAAAACCCGCCGCGCTGGTTTGTAGATATGTGTATACACCGTGAAGGAATGGTTAATGGAACGACTCTTGGGAAGGGTTGGCAGCGCTCCTCTAATAACATGCCGTGGCGGCTGGTGCTCTGGTACTACGGTACAAACACGTGGTCTCcagtgtcgtgtgtgtgtgtgtgtacggctGACTCCATGATCCAGAATGCGAGGAATTCCAACACGCCTGTACAAGATCCACAACTGCCAAATGAGGATTTGCGCGTGTACACGTCTCGTCCTCTCAGGCCTGCCCAGGTGTACACGCCACTTAACTGGCCATCTGGCAAGAAAGATCCCAGCCAGCAATTTACTACAAGTCCGGTCCATCAGTTATTACACTTTCACcagttaaagaaacaaataatgaaataaagtcATGCCACTGTAGTATTGCATTCCAGTCCCACTAAGAGAAAACGTGCAACACCATGGTGCCCAAGAAATAAAGGCTTTGTTTAAAGGGCGTTTTCTCCTTTCCACACGGTGTCCAGCAGCTGTAGAGGACTGCTGGAGGGGGCGACGAGCTCTGCGTACGGCTTAAACGGTGTGGATCAGCTGGAGACGAGCACAGATCTGTCGGGCGCCTTAGTCGGAGGGAACTAGCTACGGAGAGGGAGTGCTGGAACAGGGCTCAACACTCCCCATTTGAAATGCAAATCACAATGTGTGAAAACAGATATAGTAATTTAATGAGACTGAGAATATTACACAACAAGACGCCAACTGCATTAATCCCCCCCTTGCATGCTGGGCTGTGCGATCCCTTCACTGGAACAGGTTTACCAGAGGTAACCTGAACCTGGCAAAGGAAGAGAAAAGGAACTGCGATTCAAACGAATCCCGACAAACTCAAAggaagaaaaataaaacaaaactaaaCAGATGGACAgaacattcaaacacacacgagCACTGCTACAGCCCACAACGAAAACAGCAGAAACAACACAACTCTGGCGGGAAACGTTTCTCCCTCCATTTTGCACACTGACGCTTTGACCCTGGCCGTAGACATTGGGCCTATAGAGGTGACGGCGtatgaaacaaacacacagacttaaTCTCAGTTTTGTTCAGCATCTTAATAAGCCATTTCACAACATGCCAAGTGACCCCACTAAGCACGTCCTGTCACGGCATGCTGATCATATCAGTTACAAGACGACAGGCCACCGTAGTTCATACGAGGATAAAGAACAAAGGGCAAAGGGCACACAGCAATGCAGTCCAATAACTCTTGTGCATGTGAATTTAATTAAGGTTCATATCTAAAGTGTCTACAAATTAACCTTTTATAACATGGCTTATCGTGCACATTAAGGCAACATACTGGTTAGCCTTTTACCACGACTGCCTGAAGGGCCCCGTGTGTGATGGTGCCGGCCTCCAGCACATTTACAACATCTTGATTAAACTGCCCTTGCACTGCAGACCACATGTGGAAAGCTGCTGGTTCCCCCCCGAGAGAGCGCCATGGAGCAGCGATAAGACTCGCACTCTATTCCCACATCCACATGGACCCCCGGGCCTCCACAGAGGAGCTGGGCTGGAGCCGGGCCACAGCAGAGGAGCTGGGCTGGAGCCGGGCCACAGCAGAGGAGCTGGGCTGGAGCCGGGCCCCGGGCCACAGCAGAGGAGCTGGGCTGGAGCCGGGCCCTGGGCCTCGGGCCACAGCAGAGGGAGTCCTCGTGCTCACTGGGCTTGAGTCGGACCTTGGCACCACCGTGCCCGTCTCTCGGAGAGCAGGGCAGCGTCCGCACCTCTTCCTCAGGTCCCAGATTGAAGCGTGATTTGCGCGTGCAAGTTCTCTTACAAACGAACGAGGTCTCTCCGTGTGGCTCGCGCACGCAGGCTTAAGGAGGACGGTGCCCTCCCCTGTTCCTGGGTAAAGCCCTAAATAtatcctcctcctcatctcctcggGCGGAAAGACTGCAGGGATGGTCACAGAGCCACAGAGTAACCCTTCCCAGAAGGACTCACATGCCGTGGTTTTTATTTACACAGCATTGTAACAGAAAGGTCCTTCCACTTCCTAGGGAATAGCCAGAGAGTAAAATACTAACCAAACATCAGCCAGGCATCAGGCGGGATCAAACCCTGGATTTAGGATTTCAGCCTATTTCCCCATCACCTTTGGATTTTATTTTTCTATGAATCACAAGGAAGCATTTCAgttgagacaaaaaaaaaagtgttcttTAAACCAAAAGCAGGCCAATGTGTAGTTGGCACATACCATGTACCCTGGCAAACAAGGGACAGGTTGCAACATTACCTGAGACACTGCAGATCATATTAACCAAACGGGCCATAACTGACATGGATACAAACATGCACAGTCCACTACTGCCAATTATGAGGCAGTAAATACATGAAACGACTGTAAAAATCTTTAAGATTCTTCGTATGAGGTTCGATATACTGTACATCAAGTGTACACACAGCAGCTGATGTGTACGGATCCTTCTGGAACTCCTGCTTGGCTTGAGTTTGTGCTTCTAAAGAGACACCAGATGGCCGTTCAGTAATGCTGGTAAAGCCAACGACTGTTAACTCGTTTTAGCCGCATGGAGAGCGGCTCTGCTAGTCAACTCCGTCTTCTGTTCCAACAGTGAAACGGGAGGGAATGCGGCGGACCCTGTGAGGTGAGAGGCGGGTCTGAGCGCTGGCCACGCCCACACGCCCCGAGGGTGACCCAGCGGGCGCACCTGGAGACACGGTGATCCGCGTGAGCCGTCTGCAGTGCTGCGACTGCAACGATACTGCACACATGTCCAGTCAAACAGGACACGGtgatgggaggagagagaagaaatgaagaGAAGTGTGTGGTTGGAGCTCAAGAGACCTGTGAGCGCAGAGAGACTCACTCCATGATCAGCCAGATCTACGAGTCAGATCTACGGTGGAGGAAATGGTTGAGACACATGGAGATGAAGAAACGTGGCAGGAAGTCCCAGTGTAAGAGTCATGGAGCCAACATGTGCTCACAGGAGACACCACCCATCTGTGCTCCATCAGGTCAAATCACTGGGACAACATCGATtcaagggggaggagggggggagagatgaagggtagatgtttccttaaaaaaacaaatacagtGCAAGGGAGAagaataaacaaaacattggaTTAAGGGCCACTGTGAATATgcagcaaaacagaaaaaaatgacaGTAATTGTGGGAAATGGAAAACGTCCCCAGTGGAAGgtcccactcactctctctctctcacacacacacacacacacacacacacacacacacacacaccgccccaaGGCCACTTCCACATGCAGAGATGCTGCACCCACACCGCTAGTCCTCTAGCACTGCCACATTTATTAAAACTATCCAGCAACAATGAGAAGCTGGCGGCCATTACGCAAGCTGCCCTATGGAATTATTAACATCGAGTACATTACATCCTAAACATTTAAACCACTTGACAGCTGAATTGTATCACAGGTGTGTCCAAGACAAACGCCTGAACTAAAAACATTAAAGATGACACCTAGAAACATTTACATAAAACAGTCCTGAGCAGGTTCATCGTCTACCAGGACTTAATACAATTTCTCTCAACATAAAACACAGATAATACAAGGATTTCTATAAAGGAGAAAAAATAGGGGAATATTGACActgataactaaataaaaaacaatattACATGATAACATAAAATAAATGTGGGAAGTGTGCAACACTGCAGTTAATAGATCGGGACGACAAGACCACATGAGCTTCAGCACATGAAGATCACGTAGCCGTGTCCAAACTGAAGATCAATCAACCTCCATTTCAGGATCTCAGGTCTACAAGCAGTAGAGCTGTTCAAACATCTTCCCATCAGCCCAGACAGCTGATGCCACGTCCACGTTCCCCACCACAGGGGGAGCAGCTCTGCTGCGTTCACACGCTCGTACGCAGTGGCTGGCCTGGAGGAACCAGGAGGTCCGTGTGCttgatggaggagaggactgCTGGGGCATGGGGGGGTCAGGTCACCTGGCAGACATGTGCATGTCCTGGGTGTGTATCTGAGAAGAGTAGTAAACAGCGTAGTAGCTTCACCACGGCTGCACACGCCCACAGCGGAGGGCCGTTTGAACTCCCCAACCTCTGCGTCAACGCCGTGGGAGCGGCGGGCTAATGTAACGTCACGGCGCTGCTGATGTGATGAAGGGATGCAGACTGTGGGCGGGCACTGTGGACATCCCAGCCGCCGGCAGGCTGCAAATGCCATCAGTCACAGTTAGGCAGACGGTTCAAACTTGAGGAGAAACTTGACTGTTCACGGCAGTGTTGTCTCAAAATCCTCATAGCTTAAAGAAGAAAAGGCAGATGGTGGCAGACAGCGTGGCATGAAACCTGCCCCAGAATGCTTGTTCACTGGATGAAACAAAGGAACATGGATCTGACCAGATGTTTTTTGACAATATGGTCCAAGTTAACTCAATAAAACAACGGCGTGGAGCATTTGATTGACAGCTTTTAGTTTCTAatccagggtatctgcacatttttaaatctcaaattcaatgacttttaagacctttttaatacctctcacaagaaaaaataatactattactggggatgcaggtgtgctccacattgttgacgggggggtttctgaacgaga
This genomic stretch from Brachyhypopomus gauderio isolate BG-103 unplaced genomic scaffold, BGAUD_0.2 sc62, whole genome shotgun sequence harbors:
- the snrka gene encoding SNF-related serine/threonine-protein kinase, with the protein product MAGIKRGYDGKIAGLYDLDKTLGRGHFAVVKLARHVFTGEKVAVKVIDKTKLDTVATGHLFQEVRCMKLVQHPNIVRLYEVIDTQTKLYLILELGDGGDMFDYIMKHEAGLNEELAKKYFAQIVHAISYCHRLHVVHRDLKPENVVFFEKQGLVKLTDFGFSNKFQPGKKLTTSCGSLAYSAPEILLGDEYDAPAVDIWSLGVILFMLVCGQPPFQEANDSETLTMIMDCKYTVPTHVSKACKDLINRMLQRDPKRRASLEEIESHAWLQGVDPSPATKFSTPLVSHKNLSEEEHNSIIQRMVLGDIADREAIIEALETNKYNHITATYFLLAERILREKQEKEVQPRSSSPSNIKAHFRQSWPTKIDMHQDIEDSLAASSISHAGGPQSPARSAENLLNGHRSKGLLDLGRREDPGGEGAGGGASLVPPVSAPPNPLKPGGVAPPPAAASAKQRTCLFRVEEDEEEEEEQDPSPLPTQVILRRKPPSITNRLTSRKSAPVLKQIFEEEGESDDDFDMDESLPPKLSRLKMNMTSPGTAQKRYHRRKSQGRGSSCSSSETSDDDSESHRRRLDKESGFTYSWNRRDSSEGPPGNPGGNGGGSSGGQGKPPGEGNSGPDRGSPPGGGGGGEGGGGTGGGGGGSKGQGSPSSCSSGGGGGGNPTSGSARGGPRSAGELVESLKLMSLCLSAQLQQRSSGRGGRFIIDPRSLSSVRVQEKSAWKMCVGSSGSLDKVAGSSMELYQDQTAAMLKELDLATENNLNLKNNVLQLPLCEKTISVNIQRNPRDGLLCTSAQASCCQVI